The DNA sequence GCCATCAAGGGTGGCGTTGCCGGTCCACAATGTGCGCAGGAGGCCCCGCTCGCGGCGCGGATCGGTGCCGAAGCAGGCGGTGGTCGGGTCGCGCAGGTCAAGCGACAGGGTGGAGGTACCCAGATCGAGCGGGGCGGCCGACATGAGCGCAAGGTGGTTGCGGTGCCTTACAGCGACATGGGCGAAGCGCGCCGGGGCTGTCATGATCAACGGCGACACCCCGTCCAGGGAGACCACCTGGCCGTTCCGTTGCAGGAGGGCGGGTGTGCGGTCGAGCAGCACGGTGGGGTCGGCCGCGTCGCGCAGTTCGATCAGGATCCAGTCCACCACGGCCTCGGGACCACTGTTGCTGAGCGCGCCCGGCGTCAGGGTGGCACCCGGACCTGCGGTGGGGGTGAGGCCGAGGTCGGAATAGGGTTCCGCATCGGGGATCAGCCCCTGCACGCGGAGCTCGTCGCGCATCCAGCCGAGCAGAGGCTCGAAAGGACCATCGAGCAACAGGTCCACGTTCATCTCCATTTCATGCGGCAGCACGGTGATGGGGATGCTCGCACACACCGTGGTGTCCAGCGCGTTCGCCACCTGCAGCTCGGCGATGAAGCTGCCGGGACCGGTGAAGGTGTGCTGCACGGAAGCCCCGGTGGCGGCGGGTTGTCCATCGGACCAAGACCAGGTGTAGATGGGCGTGCCGCCCAAGGGGTCCACGGCCTGCGCGGTGAAGGACACGGTGAGCTGGGGTCCCACGCCCAGGGTCAGATCGGCCTCGGCGCTCACGCATTGGGGGCCGGACGAGGGCGTGTGGATGATCCGCTTCACCGCGCCGGTGAACGCGGGCAGGTCGTAGTAAGAGAGGTAGAAGAGGTCGCCCCCGGGGCCGGGCAGCAGCTGCGTGCAGAAGTTGGCCTGGGTGCCTCCGTAGAGGGTGGTGTCCATGAAGGTCCCTTCGGCCACCACCGCGCCCAAGGCGTCCAGCTGGGCCCACTTCACCCAACCGCGGATGAAGTCGCCGTAGAAATAACGTCCGTTCCAGATGCCGGGGTAGTTGCTCCCACGGTAGGTGGCCCCACCTGTGATGGCCGCGCCCAGGCCCAGGTGCGGGTAGGTGATCAATGGGTCGGTGAAGGCCGGGTCATCACAGGTGCCGTCAGGCAACCGACCAAGCTCGCCGCAAAAGGGCCATCCGAAGTTGGCACCGGGTGTGGCGAGGTGCACGTCCTCCCAGGCCAGCGTATGGTTGTTGGCGCCCACGGTGCCGATGAGGAAGCGGCCGGTCTCCGGGTCCAGGTGACCGCGAAAAGGGTTGCGCAGGCCGCTGCAATAGATGGTCTTGAGCACCCCGTTGGCGTTCAGCGGTCCGGGGGTGGCGTCGGCGAAGGGGTTGTCCTGGGGCGCACTGCCGTCCCAACGGAAGCGGTGCAGCTTGCCGAAGGCACTGGCCATGTCCTGTGCGTTGGCCGGCGTGTAGTCGTCGCCCACGGCCAGCAGGATCGTGGTGTCCGGAAGAAAGGCAAGGGCACCTCCGGTGTGGCAGCACCCCGAATAGACCGGGGTCTCCCAGATCACCGTTTCACTGGCCGTCAACGCGTTGGCTCCGAGGTGTTTGAAGGTGGACAGACGGTTGCGTTGGCCGCCGGTCGAGCGGTACACGAACACCAGTGAATCGGTGGCGAAGAAGGGGCTGATCCAGAGTCCCACCAGGCCATGCTCGGCGCTGTTGTCCACGGGTGCCACCATGTAGGTGGTCAGGCTCACCGGCGCCTGGTCCACCGGGGTGGTGGAGATGCGGATGAGGCCGTCCTTCTGGCCCACGAGCATGCGGCCATCGGGCAGGAAAGCGGCGGCGGTGGGGGCGTTGATGCCGCTGGCGATGGTGGTGACGGCGAAGCCGGGAGGCTGGGCGGTCGTGGCCAGGACGGTGACGAGAAGCGGCGTAAGGAGCAGGAGTCGAAGGGGCATCGGGGCAGGCAGCGGAAGGGGGCGCAAAACTACGTTGCGGAGGAGGCGCGGCCGCCTGCACGGGACGATCATGAACATCGAACGGCGCCCATGGGCGCCGTTCGTGCATGATGCGGGGGCGAGCTGGTCACTCGGCCCTGCCCTCCTCGGCCGTGGGGGCCTCGGCTGCTTTGCCTTCGGCCTTGGTGGCAGCGGCGGGACGCCGGCTGCGGCGGGTCTTCTTCACCTCGGCACCGGCGGGCTTCTCCTTGGTGTACACGCTGTTGAAGTCCACCAGCTCGATCATGGCCATCTCGCTGGCATCGCCGAGCCGGTTGCCCAGCTTGATGATGCGCGTGTAGCCCCCGGGGCGGCTGGCCACCTTCGGTGCCACATCGCGGAACAGGGCCGCGGTGGCCTCCTTGTTCTGCAGGTAGGTGAACACCGTGCGGCGGTTGTGCATGCTGTCGTCCTTGCTGCGCGTGATCAGGGGTTCCACATAGCGGCGCAGGGCCCGGGCCTTGGCCAGCGTGGTGTTGATGCGCTTGTGGGCGATCAGCGAGCAGGCCAGGTTGCTCAGCAGGGCGTCGCGGTGGGCCTTCTTGCGGCTCAGGGCGTTGTTCTTGTTGCCGTGTCTCATGACTCTGTTCTCTTGGTGGTGTTGCAGCGGATGGTGGGGCCACCGCCGCTACCTCACTCCTTGTCCAGTTTGTACTTGCTCACGTTCATGCCGAAGCTCAGGCCCTTGTTCTCCACCAGGTCCTCCAGTTCGGTGAGGCTCTTCTTGCCGAAGTTGCGGAACTTCAACAGGTCGTTCTTGTTGTAGCTCACCAGGTCGCCGAGGGTCTCGATGTCGGCCGCCTTCAGGCAGTTGAGGGCACGCACGCTCAGGTCCATGTCCACCAGCTTGGTCTTCAGAAGCTGGCGCATG is a window from the Flavobacteriales bacterium genome containing:
- a CDS encoding PQQ-dependent sugar dehydrogenase, which produces MPLRLLLLTPLLVTVLATTAQPPGFAVTTIASGINAPTAAAFLPDGRMLVGQKDGLIRISTTPVDQAPVSLTTYMVAPVDNSAEHGLVGLWISPFFATDSLVFVYRSTGGQRNRLSTFKHLGANALTASETVIWETPVYSGCCHTGGALAFLPDTTILLAVGDDYTPANAQDMASAFGKLHRFRWDGSAPQDNPFADATPGPLNANGVLKTIYCSGLRNPFRGHLDPETGRFLIGTVGANNHTLAWEDVHLATPGANFGWPFCGELGRLPDGTCDDPAFTDPLITYPHLGLGAAITGGATYRGSNYPGIWNGRYFYGDFIRGWVKWAQLDALGAVVAEGTFMDTTLYGGTQANFCTQLLPGPGGDLFYLSYYDLPAFTGAVKRIIHTPSSGPQCVSAEADLTLGVGPQLTVSFTAQAVDPLGGTPIYTWSWSDGQPAATGASVQHTFTGPGSFIAELQVANALDTTVCASIPITVLPHEMEMNVDLLLDGPFEPLLGWMRDELRVQGLIPDAEPYSDLGLTPTAGPGATLTPGALSNSGPEAVVDWILIELRDAADPTVLLDRTPALLQRNGQVVSLDGVSPLIMTAPARFAHVAVRHRNHLALMSAAPLDLGTSTLSLDLRDPTTACFGTDPRRERGLLRTLWTGNATLDGKVSYVGAGNDRDAVLVSIGGTPPTAVSSGYLQADVNLDGMVKYTGSRNDRDLVLVTIGGVTPTAVRLEQLP
- the rplQ gene encoding 50S ribosomal protein L17 gives rise to the protein MRHGNKNNALSRKKAHRDALLSNLACSLIAHKRINTTLAKARALRRYVEPLITRSKDDSMHNRRTVFTYLQNKEATAALFRDVAPKVASRPGGYTRIIKLGNRLGDASEMAMIELVDFNSVYTKEKPAGAEVKKTRRSRRPAAATKAEGKAAEAPTAEEGRAE